One Bacteroidota bacterium genomic window carries:
- a CDS encoding T9SS type A sorting domain-containing protein gives MRKALFLLVAIFFFFLSYAQKYEWSKGLGGTRNDRGHSIAVDDSGNVYTTGVFYSTADFDPGTGVANLISAGQYDIFISKLNSSGNFLWAKRIGGSGYEWTYSLAVDDSGNVFITGEFERTVDFDPGVGTYNVTVVAYRDIFILKLNTQGDFCWVKTCGSHRVEGPYAINLDNSGNIYSTGTFRDSLDLDPGSGTHYLKAVKYADIYLQKLNPSGDFKWAVGVGGDGNDHCHSLDIDDAENVYATGYFPYTVDFDPGVGTANLTTAGNLDIFVLKLDSSGNFEWAKRMGGTGRDVGNSIRVDQSGNVYTTGYFEGTVDFDPGPGVTNLTSQYGYEVFIQKLNSLGNLVWVKQIKGTGYESGASITIDDAGNLYITGQFPEIADFDPDTGVVNLSTNGAQDIFVQKLDSSGSLLWAKQFGGIDWDEGFSVAVDQAENVYFTGIFEKTADFGPGQGNTQITSFGNEDIFVCKLSKCNVSKSYLKEIVCESYTSPSGKFIWKKTGFYSDIIENYKGCDSLITIDLTIIGISSTLINPVVCGGYTSPSGSFYWTMSGSYYDTLLNHLGCDSFIHINLVVHTSSASTLSLKACDSFNSPSGNYVWTKSGVYYNTILNSMGCDSFITFNLSIKANTFSLINPVSCTHYTSPSGKYTWTKSGFYQDTIQNFAACDSLITINYTNSSNSSTFSINSCFNYSSPSGKYLWTTSGIYQDTIFNVAGCDSAMTINLTINTIDTSLTQVGQKLKANETGAAFQWLDCTNTFSQISGANSQEYSAKLSGYYAVEIKKNACVDTSMCYSVIGSGIIEHNATSEWLVYPNPTSGKITITFRNTIEEVDMIIRNLLGQKIMSKKYKTCKKLSFEIEGASGIYFIEIRTNKGDSKVLKVIKE, from the coding sequence ATGAGAAAGGCCTTATTTCTACTTGTTGCTATTTTCTTCTTTTTTCTTTCATATGCGCAAAAATATGAATGGTCCAAAGGACTTGGTGGAACCAGAAATGATAGAGGTCATTCAATTGCTGTAGATGATTCAGGTAATGTTTACACTACTGGTGTTTTTTATAGTACAGCAGATTTTGATCCCGGAACTGGAGTTGCGAATTTGATTTCAGCAGGGCAATATGATATTTTTATCAGTAAACTTAATTCATCAGGAAATTTTCTATGGGCGAAAAGAATTGGAGGTAGCGGCTATGAATGGACATACTCTCTTGCAGTAGATGATTCGGGTAATGTGTTCATAACAGGTGAATTTGAAAGAACCGTGGATTTTGATCCTGGTGTAGGTACGTATAATGTAACAGTTGTTGCATACCGGGATATTTTTATTCTCAAATTAAATACGCAGGGAGATTTTTGTTGGGTTAAAACATGTGGATCGCATCGAGTTGAAGGTCCCTATGCAATAAACCTTGATAATTCTGGAAATATATATTCGACTGGTACATTTCGTGATTCACTTGATCTTGATCCGGGAAGTGGTACTCATTATCTTAAGGCAGTTAAATATGCCGACATTTATTTACAGAAACTTAATCCATCAGGAGATTTTAAATGGGCAGTAGGAGTTGGAGGAGATGGAAATGATCATTGTCACTCCCTAGATATTGATGATGCAGAAAATGTATATGCAACAGGCTATTTCCCCTATACAGTAGATTTTGATCCTGGAGTCGGTACTGCAAATTTAACAACAGCTGGCAATCTGGATATTTTTGTGTTAAAACTTGATTCATCAGGTAATTTCGAATGGGCAAAAAGAATGGGAGGGACAGGAAGAGATGTTGGCAATTCGATTCGAGTTGATCAGTCAGGAAATGTGTATACAACAGGTTATTTTGAAGGGACTGTTGATTTTGATCCAGGCCCTGGAGTCACTAATTTAACTTCACAATATGGTTATGAAGTATTTATTCAAAAACTGAATTCACTAGGAAACTTAGTTTGGGTAAAACAAATTAAAGGCACGGGCTATGAATCGGGTGCCTCTATAACAATTGATGATGCGGGGAATCTTTATATCACAGGTCAGTTCCCTGAAATTGCTGATTTTGACCCAGATACAGGAGTGGTCAATTTGAGTACAAATGGCGCTCAAGACATATTTGTTCAAAAACTTGATTCTTCTGGTAGCTTATTATGGGCAAAACAATTTGGCGGAATAGACTGGGATGAAGGTTTTTCTGTTGCAGTTGATCAAGCTGAAAATGTTTATTTTACAGGGATATTTGAAAAAACAGCGGACTTTGGACCCGGTCAGGGGAATACGCAAATAACATCATTTGGAAATGAAGATATTTTTGTATGCAAACTAAGTAAATGCAATGTGAGTAAATCATATTTAAAAGAAATTGTTTGTGAAAGCTATACTTCTCCAAGTGGGAAATTTATTTGGAAAAAAACAGGGTTCTATTCAGATATCATAGAGAATTACAAAGGTTGCGATAGTCTTATAACAATTGATTTAACGATTATTGGCATCTCCTCAACTTTGATTAATCCAGTGGTTTGTGGAGGATACACTTCTCCAAGCGGAAGTTTTTATTGGACAATGAGTGGTTCTTATTACGATACACTTCTAAATCATTTAGGGTGTGATAGTTTCATACATATAAATTTGGTTGTTCATACAAGCTCTGCAAGTACTCTATCCCTAAAAGCTTGTGATAGTTTTAATTCTCCTAGTGGTAATTATGTTTGGACAAAAAGCGGAGTTTATTACAACACTATTCTAAATTCAATGGGTTGCGATAGTTTTATAACATTTAATCTATCAATAAAAGCAAATACTTTTTCTCTTATTAATCCGGTTTCATGTACTCATTATACTTCACCAAGTGGTAAGTATACATGGACAAAAAGCGGATTTTATCAGGATACCATTCAGAATTTTGCTGCATGCGATAGTCTGATAACGATTAACTATACAAATAGCAGTAATTCGTCAACATTTAGTATAAATTCTTGTTTTAACTATTCATCTCCCAGTGGAAAATATTTGTGGACCACAAGTGGAATCTATCAGGATACAATTTTTAATGTAGCTGGTTGCGATAGCGCAATGACCATCAATTTGACTATCAATACAATTGATACATCCCTAACTCAAGTCGGTCAAAAATTAAAAGCGAATGAAACAGGGGCAGCTTTCCAATGGTTAGATTGCACGAATACGTTTTCTCAAATTAGTGGAGCAAATAGTCAGGAGTATAGTGCAAAGCTAAGTGGATATTATGCTGTAGAAATCAAAAAAAATGCTTGTGTTGATACATCAATGTGCTATTCAGTAATAGGCAGTGGAATAATCGAGCATAATGCTACTTCAGAGTGGTTGGTTTATCCTAATCCAACATCAGGAAAGATTACAATTACCTTCCGAAATACTATTGAAGAAGTTGATATGATTATAAGAAACTTGCTAGGGCAAAAAATCATGTCTAAAAAGTATAAGACGTGTAAAAAACTAAGCTTTGAAATTGAGGGTGCTTCAGGAATCTATTTTATTGAGATCAGGACAAATAAAGGTGATTCAAAAGTATTGAAAGTAATAAAAGAATAA
- the trxA gene encoding thioredoxin, with translation MQNLPSTPDNAKIKILNNKNFKSHSKSGIVLVDFWAPWCAPCKMMAPILNDLAGTVDDNVTIAKVNVDEQQDLSRKYNIRSIPTLLMFKDGKVINSFTGVKTKSFLLKQVKAQMSN, from the coding sequence ATGCAAAATTTACCGAGTACTCCTGATAATGCTAAAATAAAAATTCTAAACAATAAGAACTTTAAATCGCATTCAAAATCAGGTATTGTATTGGTGGATTTCTGGGCGCCATGGTGTGCTCCATGTAAAATGATGGCACCCATACTGAATGATTTGGCCGGTACGGTTGATGATAATGTAACCATCGCTAAAGTTAATGTGGATGAGCAGCAGGATTTGTCTCGTAAATATAATATAAGGAGTATCCCAACTCTTCTGATGTTTAAAGATGGAAAAGTCATTAATAGTTTTACAGGTGTAAAAACGAAAAGCTTTTTATTGAAACAAGTGAAGGCTCAAATGAGCAATTAG
- a CDS encoding FtsX-like permease family protein encodes MSVLKEPIWKRQLPNLGIALNALIANRFRSMLTALGIIFGVAAVIAMMAIGKGTKQEILDQMKQVGVNNIVVLPILEDDDDFSVDDESANQKEAAESSFSPGLTMADALAIQSVVPSVKAVNPEINFETTLVKDGIVKAATLSGISPSFFEIFNQKIYKGKIFTTDHIEHSKAVCIISYDIESRFFTHEEAIGKYIKCDQIWYQVVGVLQPDQEVSKSNIEMGISNNRNTVYVPIQTLLLRYKNRSLINARIIAESQDAEEGDEKKNWNQLDKIVVQVHSTEQLRSTSEIIHRLLMRRHADVEDFEVNIPQLLLKQQERTKDVFSIVLIAIASISLLVGGIGIMNIMLASVMERTNEIGIRRAMGATQKDISIQFISEATLISISGGILGILLGFTLSYFLSHLSLFIPDFKDIPAENSILSVVISFTVSVSVGILFGYIPAKRAAEKDPVTSLRHE; translated from the coding sequence ATGTCTGTTTTGAAAGAACCCATATGGAAAAGACAGTTGCCTAATTTGGGGATCGCTCTCAATGCACTAATTGCAAATAGGTTCCGATCAATGCTTACTGCATTGGGAATTATTTTTGGTGTTGCTGCAGTGATTGCCATGATGGCAATAGGCAAAGGAACCAAACAAGAAATACTCGACCAAATGAAACAGGTTGGCGTGAATAATATTGTTGTTCTACCTATTCTTGAGGATGATGATGATTTTTCAGTGGATGACGAATCAGCTAATCAAAAGGAGGCAGCAGAGTCATCTTTTTCTCCCGGATTAACCATGGCAGATGCACTTGCTATTCAATCAGTTGTGCCATCTGTTAAGGCGGTTAATCCTGAAATAAATTTCGAAACAACATTGGTTAAAGACGGTATTGTTAAAGCTGCAACACTAAGCGGTATAAGCCCTTCATTTTTTGAAATTTTCAATCAAAAAATTTATAAAGGGAAAATTTTTACAACCGATCACATTGAGCATTCCAAAGCGGTTTGTATCATTAGTTATGATATTGAATCTCGCTTTTTCACCCATGAAGAGGCCATCGGAAAATATATAAAATGCGATCAAATTTGGTATCAGGTAGTGGGTGTGTTGCAACCTGATCAAGAGGTATCCAAAAGCAATATTGAAATGGGAATAAGCAACAACCGAAATACGGTTTATGTGCCTATTCAAACGCTTTTATTGCGTTATAAAAACCGTTCCCTGATAAATGCCAGAATTATTGCTGAAAGTCAGGATGCTGAGGAAGGTGATGAAAAGAAGAATTGGAATCAGTTAGATAAAATTGTAGTTCAGGTTCACAGTACCGAGCAGCTTCGATCAACATCTGAAATAATTCACCGATTGCTAATGCGCAGGCATGCAGATGTAGAGGATTTTGAGGTGAATATCCCACAATTGTTGCTGAAGCAACAAGAGCGCACCAAAGATGTTTTCAGCATTGTACTGATAGCCATTGCCAGTATATCTTTACTGGTTGGCGGAATCGGCATTATGAATATTATGCTGGCTTCGGTCATGGAGCGAACCAATGAAATAGGAATCAGGCGGGCAATGGGAGCGACCCAAAAAGATATCTCCATACAGTTTATTTCAGAAGCTACGCTTATTAGTATTTCAGGAGGAATTCTGGGCATTTTGCTTGGTTTTACCTTGTCTTATTTCTTGTCGCATCTTTCCTTGTTCATTCCAGATTTTAAAGATATTCCTGCTGAAAATTCTATTTTATCAGTTGTTATTTCATTTACAGTTTCAGTAAGTGTGGGAATATTGTTTGGATACATTCCTGCCAAAAGAGCTGCTGAAAAGGATCCGGTAACTTCCTTACGTCACGAATAA
- a CDS encoding methyltransferase domain-containing protein produces the protein MNTEQIQIRYTVLAEDSCCLSCGGAIDYSKAKAGEICVDLGSGRGTDVLRLAEEVGESGFAYGIDVSEGMLKKAEKNAKKLGVSNVKFVKSELEDIKLPSNTVDLLISNCTINHADDKFKTWSEIERILKNSGRFVVSDIYSIGEVPELYRNDPEAVAECWAGSIPKQEYMDTLKKVGFKDIEIIEESQPYEKGKIQVVSFTIAGKKKCCN, from the coding sequence ATGAATACAGAACAAATACAAATACGATACACAGTGCTGGCAGAGGATAGCTGTTGTTTGTCATGTGGAGGAGCAATAGACTATTCAAAAGCCAAAGCTGGCGAAATATGTGTGGATTTAGGAAGCGGCAGAGGAACTGATGTTTTGCGTTTAGCTGAAGAAGTTGGTGAAAGTGGTTTTGCTTATGGCATCGATGTATCTGAAGGTATGCTGAAGAAAGCAGAGAAAAATGCTAAAAAACTGGGTGTTTCAAATGTCAAGTTTGTTAAATCAGAATTGGAGGATATCAAATTGCCATCCAATACAGTCGATTTATTAATATCAAATTGTACCATTAATCATGCGGATGATAAGTTTAAAACATGGAGTGAAATTGAGCGTATTTTGAAAAATAGCGGACGGTTTGTTGTTAGCGATATATATTCAATCGGTGAAGTTCCTGAGTTATATAGAAATGATCCTGAGGCTGTTGCTGAATGCTGGGCAGGTTCTATTCCCAAGCAGGAATACATGGATACCTTAAAAAAAGTAGGATTTAAAGACATTGAAATAATTGAAGAGAGTCAGCCCTATGAAAAAGGGAAAATTCAAGTGGTAAGTTTTACCATAGCAGGGAAGAAAAAATGTTGTAATTAA
- a CDS encoding NAD(P)H-binding protein, whose translation MNKKLNIAVTGAFGYSGKYITKRLLSLGYHVRTLTNSKNKPNPFGEQIDVYPLNFHNESALRHSLSSVDVLINTYWVRFNHKKFNHHDAVQNTKVLFNTAKAAGVKRIIHVSITNPSIASNLEYFHGKAELEDYLKKMEMGYAIIRPAVIFGKEDILINNIAWIIRKLPVFGVFGKGDYKLQPIYVDDMAELIVNQITQSQDVTINAIGPETFTYKEIVSKIMKIIDVKKKIIHVDPFIGYLVGRLLSFFKNDVTITRAEIKGLMSDLLFVNDSPIGKTKLSEWAMENKNGLGNEYANELSRR comes from the coding sequence ATGAACAAAAAATTAAATATAGCCGTAACAGGTGCTTTTGGGTATTCAGGAAAATACATTACCAAAAGACTATTAAGTCTTGGGTATCATGTGCGAACACTTACAAATTCAAAGAATAAACCAAATCCTTTTGGAGAGCAGATAGATGTTTATCCACTCAATTTTCATAATGAGTCAGCATTAAGGCATTCACTTAGTTCAGTAGATGTTTTGATTAACACCTATTGGGTTCGTTTTAATCACAAAAAATTTAATCATCACGATGCTGTTCAAAATACTAAGGTCTTGTTTAATACAGCAAAAGCTGCTGGAGTTAAGCGAATAATTCATGTGAGCATTACCAATCCATCCATAGCGTCTAATCTTGAATATTTCCATGGGAAAGCCGAATTAGAAGACTATCTGAAGAAAATGGAGATGGGTTATGCCATTATTCGTCCTGCAGTTATTTTTGGAAAGGAAGATATACTGATTAACAACATTGCTTGGATAATACGAAAACTTCCAGTATTTGGTGTTTTTGGAAAAGGTGATTACAAACTTCAACCCATATATGTGGATGATATGGCCGAGTTAATAGTGAATCAAATTACACAATCCCAAGATGTTACAATAAATGCTATTGGCCCTGAAACATTTACCTATAAAGAAATTGTTTCAAAAATCATGAAAATTATTGATGTCAAGAAGAAAATTATTCATGTTGATCCATTTATCGGATATTTGGTTGGCCGACTACTTAGTTTTTTTAAAAATGATGTGACCATAACCCGAGCTGAAATTAAGGGATTGATGAGTGACTTACTTTTTGTGAATGATAGTCCAATTGGGAAAACCAAGCTTAGCGAATGGGCTATGGAAAATAAGAATGGACTGGGCAATGAGTATGCAAATGAATTGTCTCGCAGGTAA
- a CDS encoding radical SAM protein, which produces MEFSKHNIFSKIADSDNYYIVNPLSGQADILEADEAQKFIEKKITRTQVYIDKGYLVDPKEEEKLFKKKYLDFIDERDKDEVQLFFTPWYTCNFDCSYCFQDEYTNANDKVKTEVIDAFYQYVDKQFVDRKKYITLFGGESLLNSPSKKEAIKLILEKASDRKLDIAIVTNGYNIPEYIDLMKRSSIREVQVTMDGTQKVHDSRRILKGGQGSFDKIVEGIDLLLENHIPVNLRMIVDKDNINNLPELARFAKEKGWTKSPLFKTALGRNYELHHCQTNNSRLFSRIEMYQEIYKLVNKYPEILEFHKPTFSISKFIFENGELPNPLFDSCSGGKTEWAFDYSGKIYSCTATVGNQGDELGTFYPKIKLNEDLICEWEERDVLSIKECNNCPVQLACGGGCAAIAKSKSGKLHSPDCRPIQGLLELGIGIYSEHN; this is translated from the coding sequence ATGGAATTTTCAAAACATAATATATTTTCCAAAATAGCCGATTCCGATAACTATTATATCGTCAATCCTCTATCAGGTCAGGCTGATATATTAGAAGCAGATGAAGCTCAAAAATTTATTGAAAAAAAAATTACCCGAACTCAGGTTTATATTGATAAAGGCTATTTAGTTGATCCAAAGGAGGAAGAAAAGCTTTTTAAAAAGAAGTATCTTGACTTTATTGATGAAAGGGATAAAGATGAAGTACAACTATTTTTCACTCCTTGGTACACGTGTAATTTCGATTGTTCCTATTGTTTTCAGGATGAATATACAAACGCAAATGATAAAGTAAAAACCGAAGTTATTGATGCGTTTTATCAATATGTCGACAAACAATTTGTTGATAGAAAAAAATACATCACCCTTTTTGGTGGTGAGTCCTTATTAAACTCTCCATCTAAAAAGGAGGCCATCAAGCTGATTCTTGAAAAGGCCAGTGACCGAAAACTGGATATAGCCATTGTTACTAATGGCTACAATATTCCTGAATATATTGATCTGATGAAAAGATCGAGTATCAGGGAAGTGCAGGTAACCATGGATGGGACACAGAAAGTTCATGATTCTAGAAGGATATTAAAAGGAGGACAAGGGAGTTTTGATAAAATTGTTGAAGGAATTGATCTCTTACTTGAAAATCATATTCCTGTTAACTTGCGGATGATAGTCGATAAGGACAATATCAATAACTTACCAGAGCTTGCCAGATTTGCCAAGGAGAAAGGATGGACTAAAAGCCCATTATTTAAAACAGCGTTGGGAAGGAATTACGAATTGCATCATTGCCAGACCAATAACAGCAGGTTATTTTCTCGCATTGAAATGTATCAGGAGATTTATAAGCTTGTGAATAAATACCCTGAAATTTTAGAATTTCATAAACCTACATTTTCCATTTCAAAATTTATTTTCGAGAATGGGGAATTACCCAATCCTTTGTTTGATTCCTGTTCAGGAGGAAAAACTGAATGGGCCTTTGATTATTCAGGAAAAATATATTCATGCACGGCAACTGTTGGAAATCAGGGTGATGAACTAGGGACTTTTTATCCGAAAATTAAACTGAATGAGGATTTGATTTGTGAATGGGAAGAACGTGATGTTTTGTCAATAAAAGAATGTAATAATTGTCCTGTTCAGTTGGCCTGTGGTGGTGGTTGTGCTGCCATTGCAAAAAGC
- a CDS encoding TolC family protein, with protein sequence MFRYFRFIIVFLLLSIWFIPANAQPEQKQYSLEKVIQRAQLHSPDALLAKHRFRNSYWQYRTFKATNLPRLSLDATLPDFNRSIANITQPDGSVSFRSQFQANSSAYLSLAQNIGLTGGQVFMNSGLQRIDLLGGSKSTSYLASPLYIGISQPIWGFNAYKWSKRIEPIKYQEAKSVYLEDMERLSIRATALFFDLLLAQISYEIASNNQANNDTIYKITKGRYNLGKIAENELLQMELRLLNSNNELEQSKLQVEITTFALKSFLGIKNDERFKLIPPIDCKRFTVDYKLALSEALENRSEAISFDRRVYEAQSELEKVKADNRLSVDVYAVYGLTQSGPDIETTYRNPEDQQKLMVGLQLPILDWGLAKGRSKMAESNMELIQTRVDQDRIDFEKELYLKVMQFNMQMTQLLIASKADTIGQKRFKVSKHRYLIGKIDITDLNLAQEEKDMARKNYISTLRLYWDSYFEIRRLTLFDFLKNERIDVDYSLLY encoded by the coding sequence ATGTTTAGATATTTTCGTTTTATAATCGTTTTCCTTCTTTTAAGCATATGGTTTATTCCGGCTAATGCTCAACCCGAGCAAAAACAATATAGTTTGGAAAAAGTAATACAGCGTGCACAATTGCATTCGCCAGATGCTTTATTGGCCAAGCACCGATTTAGAAACAGCTATTGGCAGTATCGGACATTTAAGGCTACTAATTTGCCTCGTTTGAGTTTGGATGCCACCTTGCCCGATTTCAATCGTTCCATAGCCAACATTACACAACCTGATGGAAGTGTATCATTCCGTTCACAGTTTCAAGCAAATTCTTCTGCCTACCTTTCCTTGGCTCAAAACATTGGCCTTACAGGTGGTCAGGTTTTTATGAATTCTGGATTGCAAAGGATTGATCTGCTAGGTGGATCCAAGTCAACTTCCTATCTGGCAAGTCCACTATATATTGGCATTAGCCAGCCAATTTGGGGTTTTAATGCGTATAAATGGAGTAAGCGAATTGAACCTATTAAATATCAGGAAGCAAAAAGCGTGTATTTGGAAGATATGGAGCGACTTTCTATTCGGGCTACTGCTTTGTTTTTCGATTTATTGCTGGCACAAATTAGTTATGAAATTGCCAGTAATAATCAAGCGAATAACGATACCATTTATAAAATTACCAAAGGCCGATATAACTTAGGTAAAATTGCTGAAAACGAATTATTACAAATGGAATTGAGATTACTGAACTCCAACAATGAATTGGAACAATCGAAATTGCAGGTCGAAATAACCACTTTTGCATTAAAATCTTTTTTGGGTATCAAGAACGATGAACGGTTTAAGTTAATTCCACCGATTGATTGTAAACGTTTTACAGTAGATTACAAATTAGCTTTGTCAGAAGCACTTGAAAATCGTTCTGAAGCCATTTCCTTTGATCGCAGAGTGTATGAAGCGCAAAGTGAATTAGAGAAAGTTAAAGCGGATAACAGGTTGAGTGTAGATGTATATGCAGTATATGGTTTAACCCAAAGTGGACCTGATATTGAGACGACCTATCGGAATCCAGAGGATCAACAAAAACTAATGGTTGGCCTTCAACTTCCTATTCTGGATTGGGGATTAGCCAAAGGCAGATCCAAGATGGCAGAGTCAAATATGGAGCTTATTCAAACCCGGGTCGATCAGGATAGAATTGATTTTGAAAAGGAGTTGTACCTGAAAGTCATGCAGTTTAATATGCAAATGACACAATTATTGATTGCTTCAAAGGCTGATACAATAGGTCAAAAACGTTTTAAGGTGAGTAAGCACAGATACCTCATTGGAAAAATTGATATTACCGATTTGAATCTGGCACAAGAAGAGAAAGATATGGCTAGAAAAAACTACATCAGTACCCTGCGTTTATATTGGGATAGCTATTTTGAAATCCGAAGACTTACCTTGTTTGATTTTCTTAAAAATGAAAGAATTGACGTTGATTACAGCTTATTGTATTAA
- a CDS encoding Crp/Fnr family transcriptional regulator produces the protein MTIKKELNQLHTFSESDQEFLAHKKKQLRYLKGENIFKQGAFAPYVMFVQSGLVKVYLQTGLNKQLNIRIARSGDFLAFSSVFGEEIYTYSSVAIKDSDICMIDKDGLKQLLFKNNDFAMRITSNNYKNEKELLNIISSISYKQMRGKLATTLLYLSSKELLAENIFHYLTRQDMADFASISTESAIKFLKEFEKEGIIKLEGKNITISDLSSLQNMAKNG, from the coding sequence ATGACAATCAAAAAGGAGTTGAACCAATTGCACACTTTTTCGGAAAGTGATCAAGAATTTCTTGCCCATAAAAAGAAACAACTTCGGTATTTGAAAGGTGAAAACATTTTTAAACAAGGTGCTTTTGCGCCCTATGTCATGTTTGTACAATCGGGATTGGTTAAAGTTTACCTGCAAACCGGATTGAATAAACAGCTTAATATTCGAATTGCAAGATCAGGCGATTTTCTGGCTTTTTCATCTGTGTTTGGAGAAGAAATTTATACCTATTCATCTGTTGCCATCAAGGATTCAGATATTTGCATGATTGATAAAGATGGTTTAAAACAGTTACTTTTCAAAAACAATGATTTTGCAATGCGCATTACTTCAAATAATTATAAAAATGAGAAGGAATTGCTTAATATTATTTCAAGCATTTCGTATAAACAAATGCGCGGAAAACTGGCTACTACCCTACTCTATTTGTCTTCGAAAGAGTTACTAGCTGAAAACATTTTCCACTATTTAACACGTCAGGATATGGCAGATTTTGCCTCTATATCAACAGAAAGCGCTATTAAATTTTTAAAGGAATTTGAAAAGGAAGGAATAATTAAACTGGAAGGAAAGAATATTACTATTTCAGATTTAAGCAGTTTACAAAATATGGCAAAGAATGGATAA
- a CDS encoding transcriptional regulator translates to MKLDEAQNKFIQSWGSLGSKWGINKTMAQIHGLFLITKESLSTEDIMERLQISRGNVNMNVRTLMDWGMIYKENKIGERREYFIGEKDMWLILRRVMKVRKEKELDPVLRILAELKNIDEKPESPEIMEFNERLKSIEKFALEADSTLEKLIKVDENWFWSNFARMMR, encoded by the coding sequence ATGAAATTAGATGAAGCACAAAATAAATTCATACAATCCTGGGGTAGTTTAGGTTCGAAATGGGGCATCAATAAAACTATGGCACAAATTCATGGCTTGTTTTTAATTACGAAAGAATCTCTGAGTACTGAAGATATTATGGAAAGACTTCAAATTTCACGTGGTAATGTCAATATGAATGTGCGCACTCTAATGGATTGGGGAATGATTTATAAGGAAAATAAAATTGGCGAAAGGAGAGAATATTTTATTGGGGAAAAAGACATGTGGTTAATCTTAAGAAGGGTTATGAAGGTTCGAAAAGAAAAAGAACTGGATCCTGTTTTACGAATACTGGCTGAATTAAAAAATATAGATGAGAAGCCTGAATCACCTGAAATTATGGAGTTTAATGAGCGATTAAAATCAATTGAAAAGTTTGCTTTAGAAGCTGACAGTACTTTGGAAAAGTTGATCAAAGTAGATGAGAATTGGTTTTGGAGCAATTTTGCCAGAATGATGAGATAA